From Flavipsychrobacter sp., a single genomic window includes:
- a CDS encoding nuclear transport factor 2 family protein: protein MSNKLENAKKLYLEGIRDGNPDVVDKYTGNRYTQHSTGVEDGPEGFKKFFAGFLERSTTRDIRLIRMIEDGQYVFVHAYQDIDNGTARWVTADLFDTDEQDKLIEHWDVIAAYQDPSTTASGNDMILGDFELKDLDKTEANKILVRNFLTDVFQNKNYDTLEQYISTAQYIQHNTTLPNGIEALKELLAKEEVEYDFIFKLIGQGNYVVSYSKVIAQGAELAVFDIFRIEDGKIVEHWDNIEPIPPRTEWANTGKF, encoded by the coding sequence ATGAGCAACAAACTAGAGAACGCTAAGAAGTTATATCTGGAAGGTATCAGAGATGGTAATCCCGATGTAGTAGATAAATACACAGGTAATCGATATACCCAACACAGTACAGGTGTAGAGGACGGACCTGAAGGGTTTAAAAAATTCTTTGCCGGTTTTTTAGAAAGGAGTACTACTCGAGATATAAGGCTAATAAGAATGATAGAGGATGGGCAATATGTATTTGTACATGCCTATCAAGATATAGACAACGGTACGGCACGTTGGGTAACAGCAGACCTTTTTGATACAGATGAGCAGGACAAACTCATAGAACATTGGGATGTAATAGCCGCTTATCAAGACCCGTCTACTACGGCATCGGGCAATGATATGATACTGGGCGATTTTGAATTGAAAGACCTAGACAAAACAGAAGCCAATAAAATATTGGTCAGAAATTTTCTCACCGATGTATTTCAAAATAAAAACTATGATACACTGGAACAATATATCAGTACAGCGCAGTATATACAACACAATACCACACTACCTAATGGGATAGAAGCATTAAAAGAACTGTTAGCTAAAGAAGAAGTAGAATATGATTTCATCTTCAAGCTCATTGGTCAGGGCAACTATGTGGTGAGTTATTCAAAAGTAATCGCCCAAGGAGCGGAGCTGGCAGTATTTGACATCTTTAGGATAGAAGACGGCAAAATAGTAGAGCACTGGGATAATATAGAACCCATACCGCCACGCACAGAATGGGCAAACACTGGTAAGTTTTAA
- the alaS gene encoding alanine--tRNA ligase, protein MLTANEIRQQFLDFFKEKGHEIVPSAPIVVKNDPTLMFINAGMNQFKDYFLGNQQAPNPRVADTQKCLRVSGKHNDLEEVGVDTYHHTLFEMLGNWSFGDYFKEDAIKWSWELLTEVYKIPKDKLYVTIFEGDKGDNLPKDEEAYNIWKQYIAEDRILLGNKKDNFWEMGDIGPCGPCSEIHVDCRTEEERAAVDGKTLVNADHPQVIEIWNNVFMEFNRQKDGSLNKLPAQHVDTGMGLERLVRVLQDKHSNYDTDLFTGLISKVEGITNKKYNNTDAKEDIAFRVIADHIRAIAYTIADGQLPSNTGAGYVIRRILRRAVRYYFSYLDYKQPLLTQLVPQLVSEYSHVFPELKTQQELITKVIKEEEEAFLRTLDKGLRKVDEILASNEGNKTVSGKVAFELNDTFGFPIDLTELIAKEQGWQVDLKGYEAALQEQKERSRSATALDTGDWVVLKDGSTKFVGYEAIEATAHILRYRKVTAKKKELYQIVLDTTPFYAESGGQVGDKGVLTLANDTIHIFDTKKENDLIIHFADKIPASLEGELHAKVDDAKRKNTEIHHSATHLLHAALRQVLGTHVEQKGSLVNEEHLRFDFSHFSKVSDEEIAQIEAIVNAKIRENHPVVIKEMSKDEAVAMGAMALFGEKYGDKVRVVIIDPQYSIELCGGTHVGATGELGIFKLKHESAVAAGVRRVEAVCGKAAEDYINNNLTLLHNMKEALKNTKDPLEAIEKLQREKAQLQKHADMLEARQLVVIRNEVLQKDEVVGDVNFVADIVEVGSADALKKLCLDVKHHVNDHVVVLCANIDGKAFVAVGVDEKVIAAKEIDANMIIKKHIAPLIKGGGGGQKTLATAGGQNPSQLQEVINAVKGML, encoded by the coding sequence ATGCTTACGGCTAACGAGATAAGACAGCAGTTTTTAGATTTCTTCAAAGAGAAGGGGCACGAGATCGTTCCTTCTGCACCTATAGTGGTGAAAAACGACCCTACTTTGATGTTCATCAACGCGGGTATGAACCAGTTTAAAGACTACTTTTTGGGCAACCAACAAGCCCCAAACCCTCGTGTAGCCGATACTCAAAAATGTCTTCGTGTAAGCGGTAAGCACAACGACTTGGAAGAGGTGGGTGTAGATACCTACCACCATACCCTATTTGAGATGCTGGGCAACTGGAGCTTTGGCGACTATTTTAAGGAAGACGCCATAAAATGGAGCTGGGAGCTACTGACCGAGGTATACAAAATACCTAAGGACAAACTGTATGTGACCATATTTGAAGGAGACAAGGGCGATAACCTGCCTAAAGACGAGGAAGCCTACAATATATGGAAGCAATACATAGCCGAAGACCGCATACTACTGGGCAATAAGAAAGACAACTTCTGGGAGATGGGTGATATTGGTCCTTGCGGGCCATGTAGCGAGATACATGTAGACTGTCGCACGGAGGAAGAGCGCGCTGCAGTAGATGGTAAAACACTGGTAAATGCCGACCACCCACAGGTGATAGAGATATGGAACAATGTGTTCATGGAGTTCAACCGCCAAAAAGACGGCAGCCTAAATAAGCTACCAGCACAACACGTAGATACCGGTATGGGCTTGGAGCGTTTGGTGCGCGTATTACAAGACAAACATAGCAACTATGATACCGACCTGTTTACCGGCTTAATCAGCAAGGTAGAGGGCATTACTAATAAAAAATACAACAACACTGATGCGAAGGAAGATATTGCCTTCCGTGTGATAGCCGACCATATACGTGCTATTGCCTATACTATTGCCGATGGGCAATTGCCATCGAACACAGGTGCGGGTTATGTCATCCGTCGTATACTGCGCCGCGCCGTACGTTACTATTTCTCATATCTGGATTATAAACAACCATTGTTGACACAACTCGTGCCACAACTGGTATCAGAATACAGCCATGTGTTCCCCGAGTTGAAGACACAGCAGGAGCTCATCACCAAAGTGATCAAAGAAGAAGAAGAAGCTTTCTTGAGAACCTTAGATAAGGGCTTGAGAAAGGTGGATGAGATACTAGCATCAAATGAGGGCAACAAAACCGTATCTGGCAAAGTAGCTTTTGAACTGAACGATACTTTTGGTTTCCCGATAGACCTTACTGAACTGATTGCTAAAGAGCAGGGCTGGCAAGTAGACCTGAAAGGCTATGAAGCAGCGCTGCAAGAACAAAAAGAGCGTAGCCGTTCAGCAACTGCACTAGATACTGGCGACTGGGTAGTGCTGAAAGATGGTAGCACTAAGTTTGTGGGTTATGAAGCAATAGAGGCTACTGCACATATACTTCGCTACCGTAAGGTGACCGCTAAGAAAAAAGAACTGTATCAAATAGTACTGGACACCACTCCTTTCTACGCAGAGAGTGGGGGACAAGTAGGTGATAAAGGCGTACTTACGCTAGCTAACGATACCATTCACATCTTTGATACGAAGAAAGAGAACGACCTTATTATCCACTTTGCCGATAAGATACCTGCTTCGCTGGAAGGGGAGCTACATGCTAAGGTAGATGACGCCAAACGTAAGAATACAGAGATACACCATAGCGCTACACACCTACTACACGCTGCATTAAGACAGGTATTGGGTACGCACGTAGAGCAAAAGGGTTCTTTGGTGAATGAGGAGCATTTGCGTTTCGACTTCTCGCATTTCTCAAAAGTGAGCGATGAAGAAATTGCACAGATAGAGGCTATCGTGAATGCTAAGATCCGCGAGAACCACCCTGTGGTTATCAAAGAAATGAGCAAAGACGAAGCGGTGGCTATGGGTGCTATGGCCTTATTTGGCGAGAAGTATGGCGATAAAGTACGTGTGGTCATCATCGACCCACAATATTCTATAGAACTATGCGGTGGTACACACGTGGGTGCTACAGGTGAGCTAGGTATATTCAAGCTAAAGCATGAGAGTGCCGTGGCTGCAGGCGTGCGTAGGGTAGAGGCAGTATGCGGTAAAGCTGCAGAAGACTATATCAATAACAACCTTACACTACTCCACAATATGAAAGAGGCGTTGAAGAACACCAAAGACCCTCTGGAGGCCATAGAAAAACTACAAAGAGAAAAAGCACAATTACAAAAGCATGCCGATATGCTGGAGGCTCGTCAGCTGGTAGTGATACGTAACGAAGTATTACAGAAAGACGAGGTAGTGGGTGATGTGAACTTTGTGGCAGATATCGTAGAGGTAGGCTCTGCTGATGCTTTGAAAAAG